The Hippocampus zosterae strain Florida chromosome 10, ASM2543408v3, whole genome shotgun sequence genome contains the following window.
aaataattTGACTTCATTCTCAAtagtttttttgtgtaaaattgCAACTTTTGATTTTGCTAGTGAAATGCTTTCTATCCcctcaaattttattttcaccTGGTAACAGTATGACTTGTTTCTtgtcatttaattaatttattttcttccgTTATGGCCTCCATTTTTGTTGCGCATCTTCGACTTAAATCTTTTGCGTTAAACACAATGCGGCTGGATGTAACCTACAAATAACCACACAAGTAAATTTAGATTGAGGTACAATCAAGCCTGAGAGAAACGGTGAAAAGTGTGGTCTGTTCAGGCCACGCTTGAGTAATAAACGCGGCTTAGTTGAGTTTACAACATGAACAAACACATAGTTGGCTCATGTGGACAGGGAATCAAGTGAAGATTGGCTAGTAGTTATGAAAAGCAGGCCGAGTCTGCTTTAactgtactgaaaaaaaagcacgcGAACACCAGTTAACACTTTAAATATCCTTAGACAGAAAATGAAATTGGTTATTACACAGTGACCTTTTTTTGGCCTTTGAAGGGGATGAGTACCCAGCTATGGAATAATTTTAGACATCATTTGTCTACAAAACTTTCCAGCCacttactcacacacacacaaacacaagaacaCGCACGCGTGGCCACACAAGGGTTTATATTAGCATTTGCTGACGATGGGCAGACTCAAATGGCTTGCTTCTCCATTATTGAATTTAGATCGGAGAGAGCATCTCTGGCGTGGACCTTAATGGCATTATATGCTTCCTGGCTTTTTGAATGCATCTGGAGCAGGCTTGCATAATTTAATACGAGAAATGTTGTAAGATCTGTGTATAACCTTTATGAGACCCtcgcctaaaaaaaaatctggatcataattaatatttacagtaaaataggAGCAATAAAATTAAGAATAAGAAACTATGTTGGATATGATTTGATGCTTAGCAGAAGCTGTTAGAAACAGTGTGGCTACCAGTGATTGGTGGAGAACTAGGAAGTGAGTAGGGTGGAGTACACACTTGAGTATTGAGATGTGATACTAAATGGTTACATCCATAAGGGAGAGTTTCTCGTTCTTTGAATTTGATGGGTAGCATGGGTGTGTAGCTGTTCGCACTTTAGCCTCACCGTTGAAAGGTTCTGGTTTCAAATCTTGCCTCAAGCCCTCCTTTAGAGACTTTGGATGTTCTAccagtgcttgtgtgggttctcTCGTGGTACGTTAGCTTGGTCCCACATTCCCAACACATGCATGGTCGTTTTAATTTAATTAGCGATTGTGATTGAGTGTGGTCTCCCTTCGGCcctccccgccaaaaaaaaagatgacccaAGAAAAAGACTTATTCATCGAACAATTGTGTTTACCTTTTTGGTCTTcccaaactctttttttctcaGGTCTTACAGACATGAGTCATTCAAAAAGAACAATAATGTTCTCACTAAGCAGTCTAATAAGTAGCAATTAATCCAAACACAAGCTTATTTATAACCAATTTTTAACAAAACAGGCATACGTAAATTCATCTAACTCTAACGGCAGTCGACCCCTACTATTCGTGGAGGAAAGGGACCAGGCCagcaagtgaaaaataaatagatacattcgttaattaaaaaaaattcaaaccccccgaacccccctcccgcccccaaaTAAATTGGATGTACATTTTCCATGGGAAAAAgaaagggtgaaaaaaatcctggaaaacaaacaaacaaacaaaaaccttcaaaaatataaaaacaaaaaaatttacattttgaaaaaattaaTCTGTGAATATGTGAATTTGCAAGTGCTCAACCATGAGTATGTGGGCTCTGAACTGTATTTGGTTTCGATattgtccccccgcccccccccaaaaaaaaactcccgaGGTTGAAATGATCAGGTACAAAATGGACACCTTTGTGTGAAACAACTGGCTTGTTGACGAGACCCAAATCAAGAGGGGCCCCAGATTACTGCGTTGAGGATGCCCTGATGCATGCTCACCTGATTTTCCATAACGCCAAACCCATAGTCGTGCCTTGGAGATACAAGTgaccccattttttaaaatgaaatctaTCTTTCAGATGAGTGATGGCCTTGACTTGCCAATGCAAAAAGATGCGAGTGTTGTACGGTGGCAGTGTCAGATAGAATGAGTAAATATTCCTCTCAAAAGAGGCTTCAATCTGTTTATTGCCTCTTGCAGTTGAAATTTACTATCAAAAGAGAATCAcacatgtatttaaaacaagcctTTATTCTTCTATTTGGaggctaatgctaacataaaATTAGCAGCTTTGTGTCTGCTATCACCATTTCAGcgatggatatttgaacacaagcattgcagcaacacatgtagacagtcAATATTATAGTACTCAGATATAGGTATAGATCATTTCAATTGAGAGAAATGTAGAATTATGAGTTACATGTGTATTGAACGAATGACTTAAACTTGTATCTGGTGCTACTCAGTTATGCTTGCAGACATCTTGGATTACGTAATTCTTGTCTTTACAATATCCTGCTCAGGGAGTGGCACAGATTAACATCTGGGTAGAGTTTGTATAACAGTTTCCCCTTACTTCATGATTCTCTGACCGTGCATCTCTAATGCTCATAAGCGACTTAAGTCGGTGATTGATTCATTTAGTGCTGCGCGGTGCTTAATGTGTTTGCTCAAGCAAGACTTGCATGATCACCCCGCTTCTGAATATATTATTTACTGAGGCTGCAGCCGCTCTCTGGGAGTTCATGTAAAGAAGCATTAAGAAGATTAGTCAGGGTTCAAGTCAATGTTCTTCTCAATGAACAGACAAAAAGTCTTCCCAGAAAACTCGAAGCTGAAGTACAGCTGCAAAGTTGGAAATATAACATGGAGGCTAGCAGTCAGAAAGAAAATGAACGTTAGTTCAGTGGAATCAAATGTAAAAGAAGCAAATGTTAATTCcactacatatttttttgttttttatttaaagaaaGAACTTGATCAaagtataataaaaaaaacaatggaactTAAAAATTGATTAGTTAACTTCCTGATTAATTCACACTTACAGCAATTCAATCATTTTCCTCATTGCACGTACTGAGGCCCAATGTGTTTGTCCATGAATTTCTTTTCTTATGGCCTTTCTGTAATCTTTCCATTTGTTGGCAGTTCATCCCAGAGTTTGAGATAAGTGTACTTTTTTTACATGTCGGATGTGTATCACCTACTCAATGTAtcttaaaatgtcacaaaagtaGTGTAGTTGTGCGAGGAGAAACCTTTTTCATGCCagctaaacatcaaacaaaagacTGCCTTAAAGTCTACTCGCTCAACACATAACGGCAAATGTCATAGATGGGCTAACGAGTCATATAGATGGCCTTAAGGAACAGATATTTGAGCACAAAtgctgcagcaacacatgtagacggaTTATAcagcactagctggttcgccgccctccgggtggctcatcagctagttcctgcggaaggctgctaaggtgggccttcggcccacaaaagtgttgttgcttggttcaactttttgttcatctttattgcttatcgcgaaaataaagagatgtttagctctactaaataactaacaatttcattgcaatgcttgtgggtggacaacattttttcgctaagatgcccgcgcgatcgtagtgagccactgcctgagcggcgcagtggcggcgcgcagtggcggcgcgcagcggcgcggtgaagtaggtacgttttaaaaagggacagacggacggacagaccgcgtgcgggacgacgcgcaatatatatataagataacaCAACTAACAGGCACACTATGTttttcctctgcaaaaaaaactaaacaaaacaaaaaacgtgcaaaacttatttatttatttggtttgaATATATTAGTGTCAGGCCAAGTCACACACAGCAGAAGAAGTTGCAATGAATTCATCATGATGCCCCAATTGCTTAATTaactatttacattttattgaaatatCTCAGTGCtgtgtgttttaaatcaatAGCATCAATTGCTATTTTCCTtactaaaaaacacatttttttatgtggcagataaaatggcatttccatCTCATAGCGCTTTTTCACATTCCTTGTGTGATTCtggctatccatccattttctaatcggggtcgggggcgtgctggaatctatcccagctgtcttcgggtacaccctgaactgctcgtcagccaatcacaggtgaTTCTGACtaattgtgtgttttatgtttgtttgttttttttactttcacccCAGCAATCATGAACGCGACCGGTACGGGAACCCGGACGGCAGTGTGCGTCAAGATCGGTGACAGCATCATTAGCGACCTCCTGATGAGCGTCTACATCCTGGCCTTTATCTTGGGCTTGATCTtcaacatcctcaccctggGCCCCATTTTGCAACAAGTGCGCAGGCAAAACGTCCTGGGCATCTTCTTGCTCAGCCTGTTGCTCTCCGACATCCTTTTCATCTTCACCATGCCCCTCTGGATCAACTACTACCACCAGAACCATCACTGGCAGCTGGGCGTCATGTCGTGCAGCGTGGCCGGCTTCTTCTACTACTCCAACATGTACATCAGCATCTACCTGCTGTGCTGCATCTCGGTGGACCGCTGCCTGGTGGTCACGTACCCCTTGCGCTCCAAAACCCACCGGACGTCGTGCTACGCCTGGGCGCAGTGCGTCAGCATCTCCGCGGTGGTCATGGTGCTGCACGTCATGGTGCTGTTCAACGACAACCTCCCCGACGCCCACGACGGCCGAGACGACCGCTGTTACGAGACCTACCCCATGGAGAAACCCGTGGCCTTGTTCAACCTGCTCCGGGTGGGCATCGGCTTCTTGCTCCCCCTGCTGGTGCTGGCCGTCAGCTACTGGAGGGTGCTGGCGACGGTGGGCCAGAGTCCGGGCCTGAGCGCCCAGGTCAAGAGAAAGGTGCGCCTGCTGTCTTTCGGGGTGATCGGGATCTTCTCCGTTTGCTTCGCGCCGTACCACATCCTGCTCCTCACGCGCTCGCTCATGTTCTACACGCGGCCGCACGAGAGCTACTGCGAGTTTGAGCAGCGGGTGCACTTCGCCTTCTCGTGTACGCTCGCCTTGTCTAGCCTGAACTGCGTGGTGGACCCCGTGCTCTACGTGCTGGTCAGCAATGGAATTCGGGAGGATGTGAAAGTGTGCTGCAAAAGGAACAAAACCACGCAGATGAACGAGCGCGCGCCTTCCAGGCACAACACGGCAAAGTTGAATAATCAGATAATATGAACGTCCTCTTTGATATTCTTCTCACTCGGTCCTCCAGGATGAGACAATGGGATCCGTTGAGAGTGACGCATTGCCATATTTGTGCAACCCCCTCACCACCTCCTTCATATTCTGCTCACTCTAGATGAGGAGGCCGATAAGACCAGTATGACATCCACGAGTTATGTAGCTGTTATCCATCACAGGGATTCTCCAACCTTGTAGGTCCAGGGACCACTTACAGGGAGACACGTTGTTCCAAGTACTGAAAGCTTTGAAATGGAGGGCCCACTGTGAACAGCGATGGACTCATCTATGGAGCACATAAATATTCAGTTTTGCTCTATCAGGGCTCAGAGCTGCTGACGTGCACCCGACCATGCACAGTGCACAGTGCACGGTTGGTATCCCGCCTCCCTGTTTGTTTGTATAGCAGGAAGCCAAAGGGAAACAAAGTTGGTCCcccacacaaaacaacaaaacactcgATCTCCATAGTGTGGACTTCCTCAGAGGACAAGTTAAAGTTTGCCGAGACTCAATTCGGACGTCGGATGGCAACACGACAAACCAATTTCATCACTTGCGGGAATAGCACACAAAACTATGCCGATAGCCAAACAAAACGGCGATCGCCAGAGGATTGCAGACGCTAGCTCCAAGCTAATACAGCCTACAGTAACACATTCATTTAACAAGGGCgctcagcatttaaaaaaaaaggaagtggtggaaattcaaataaatcaaaaaaatgtttttcacccACCCCACTGGGTCAAAAATGTTCCTCCAAAAAAGGGTTTAAAACTACATGCGCTGATGAGTTACAGCTACCAAGCAAAAGGTTACCGGGTAAGCGGTATAACTGTGGTtaaaaataggacacattttatgaccaaCATGTTCGAAGAAGAAGCAACTTTCAGAGGTTACCAATGAGTCACTTGCATGGGATGTTCTTCCTGATGCAAGGCTTGACACGATGGTTTGGAGGAATCGCCATGAAAAAGTGGGGGATTTGTATCCGATAGATGGGCGAATATTCATGTACCGGTAGGTTTGTGTAAAATGTGGCATAATGCTGATGTATAGTCTTACGtaagagagaaatgttgacgaTGCGACCAAATATTTTATgggaaatgtcattttaaaaactaaaacaataaaaatagaaattgtctggaaaaaaaagtgaatggtcttttttgttttgttcttagtGTTTCATCAAACCCTAAAAAAGTATCAAGGTCACAACCAAACAAGAGAAAATTTGATGACAAACTGaaataacatgttttgtttgtattcGATGCTTTAtttcacgggtgtcaaactcaaggcccgggggcctgatctggcccgccacatcattttacgtggcccgcgaaagcaaatcaaagatgacaactcccatgatgtttgctaaaatgtgttccaaaatttcaaattctcatattgATAAAAAAGAGAGATATTGTCAGCATTTCCTTGTTAGCAAACCCCTCATTGGagttacttaaacaatagttgaataaaccattattctcgACTTATTAATAGGGTTTCAcactcataacggccctccaatttccccattgctaaaagataaaggatatcttaatcaagggaaacggtaactacaatgtggcccgcgacaaaattaagtttgacacccgtgctttattttaaaaatccatttcaGTATTAACAGTTGCTGGTGTTTTACATTACAGTATAGTACAAGGAGTAGGACCTCAACACAAGATTTAGAGACTTTGAACAGAAAAATCATATTATTTAATAATGGGTTGAGTTCACCCGCTGCATGAACGATCAGCCATGCAGGCTACAGCATCAAAAAGGAGCGAGGCAAAATGCAAGGTCGATAATCAAACAGCAACTAAGCTCACTTTATGTCACTGGTAAGGACGCGGAATGATGGAAAGTGACTAAATGTTCCAGCGAATTGATAATGAGACAGAATGTCGCGCAAGATTGAAATGCATGATGTAATCAGGAAGAATGAGGCACGGGTGTGGGAGGGCACAATCAGGAAAAAGGGTGAACtcaagacacacgcacacatgcacgttgTTGACAGACAACTTCAAAAAGATGACAGAAAAAGAACCTGTAAGTGCAATATAATTAGCACACGtccatgtttttcattttgtaatcTTTCTTCAA
Protein-coding sequences here:
- the gpr184 gene encoding G protein-coupled receptor 184 isoform X2 translates to MRCHLLFLCLQRLLQMCFNPKEMSRIHTKRPAIMNATGTGTRTAVCVKIGDSIISDLLMSVYILAFILGLIFNILTLGPILQQVRRQNVLGIFLLSLLLSDILFIFTMPLWINYYHQNHHWQLGVMSCSVAGFFYYSNMYISIYLLCCISVDRCLVVTYPLRSKTHRTSCYAWAQCVSISAVVMVLHVMVLFNDNLPDAHDGRDDRCYETYPMEKPVALFNLLRVGIGFLLPLLVLAVSYWRVLATVGQSPGLSAQVKRKVRLLSFGVIGIFSVCFAPYHILLLTRSLMFYTRPHESYCEFEQRVHFAFSCTLALSSLNCVVDPVLYVLVSNGIREDVKVCCKRNKTTQMNERAPSRHNTAKLNNQII
- the gpr184 gene encoding G protein-coupled receptor 184 isoform X1 yields the protein MNATGTGTRTAVCVKIGDSIISDLLMSVYILAFILGLIFNILTLGPILQQVRRQNVLGIFLLSLLLSDILFIFTMPLWINYYHQNHHWQLGVMSCSVAGFFYYSNMYISIYLLCCISVDRCLVVTYPLRSKTHRTSCYAWAQCVSISAVVMVLHVMVLFNDNLPDAHDGRDDRCYETYPMEKPVALFNLLRVGIGFLLPLLVLAVSYWRVLATVGQSPGLSAQVKRKVRLLSFGVIGIFSVCFAPYHILLLTRSLMFYTRPHESYCEFEQRVHFAFSCTLALSSLNCVVDPVLYVLVSNGIREDVKVCCKRNKTTQMNERAPSRHNTAKLNNQII